TCAACTAGTCCTAGAGAATGATGCCTGGTCTTTAAGGTTCCTTCCAACAGATCCTCACCTGCTTGATCCAACACAAGGAATCTGCATAGAGTAAGGCATCTTTCCAATATTGTGCCTATTTGTTAAATACTGGTTTCCCGGATTCTTATTTTTTGTGCCacagagcacaatttaagaagaaaatgccaTACTGACTAAAATGTTTCACAGACACTTTTTACTATGGTGTTGACCACAGATTCAGAATGAACAATCTGGTATAGTGAGTACTATACCAtctacttttaagaaaaagaaaaacaaaagttaaagattCCTGGAAAGCTATAAATTTAAACAAGTCAGGTATATAGCGTACTCTAAAATAATACagttcttctcctcccccccttttttttttttttcatgttttcttttcttttaaatgtgggGAAAACAAAAAGGATCTAAGTCCCTTGCCTTGGTTATCTACAAGTAGCACACTAGGTGGTGCTGTAAGGCTGTTAGAAAGCGTTTGCCAAGAAAAACAGTGTGGCGGTGCTGATGGCTGTCCCTGAGAGCAGTTCCAGGTCTGTAGGCAAGTAATGggtatcatgatctcacaagtttcAGCCTTCCAGTCAGATTAATTTTAAACTAAATCACAAGtttagcacattttaaaatgggCTCAGTGTTTCACAATTCAATCTGATGCCACTGAAATGGACATTTCAAAGTTatcaaaatatacattatattctaCATTTCAACATGTtactattaatttcattttaggtAGTCTTCCTAATTATATCTACTTCTAGTTATAAGCCTAGTTATGTCTACTACTTAATGAATCACTAATCAGTTTCTTCATATGGTTTCCTGAATTTTTGAATTACCATTAAGCAGGAAATACCAATCAAACTCGTTTGTCATTAGAGTACTGCAATATACTAATATAAATACATGAagcaatacatttaaaacacTCTATCAGTATAGTATTTCTTACATAAATAACATATCATGATTTTTCTGCATTACAGTAAAGCCAGAATTTTTATGAAAGtgcagaataaaaacaaagctggacttttataatattttcttttgaatgttaaacattaaaaaggtgaacaaaaaaacaaacctaagagtcattttagttttaaactcTCAAAGTTACAAGATGTGTTTGTAATTTTTCAGCTTATCTTTCCAGTTCTGCTTCTAGAATTTCCCCCCATGTATCTACATCCATTGGGTACATGATTTTTTCTGGTAGGCTAAGAGGAGAACATATGTTGCTGTATCTGCCACTTAGCCATTCATGTTTCACTTTACTCTTCTGGTAATTCCTCAGTAGTATTACCTGAAAGAGGTAAATCATCATTGTTAAAAAATGGAGTAGGTGGTTGGTCAGTGAGTTTGTTTAAAACTAGAGAAGCTGAATGACAGGGCTGAAAAGaagattaaatatttactttgataTACACATCTACTATTACATTTGTGGTAAGCATATGTGCGTGGGTtaggggtgggtgtgggtgtacgtatatgtgtatacacacagagTGAGCCACAGAGTTTGCTGTGAGTTGTGGAAAAGGTGGAATGAAGTAGCTAACAGAGGAATATGCCTgaatttagtatttaaaaaacgTAAAAGGATGGATGGGATGATGTGGTTTGcaggaaaatactaattcaacTTCAAGGCCAAAAGCCAACACACTCTGTATGTCACTCTGTATATGAAATCCTACCTCCTCTGTGCAGAAGGCAGAGTTGGCTCAAACCTATCACCATATTGTCAAGCACACCACAGACTTCAAAGACTAAACTTACTCTCCAGGAATATCCACTTTCTAGATCATCGTCTACTTCTCTTTGGCACACAGCTCTTAAGGTCAAGCAATGAGGTTTCCATAAGGAGTCACTGTTTCTTACTGTGTAATTCCAGCTCCTGCAAGTTATGGAAGCCCTGCACAAACTCCGAATGTCCAGCtgactgaaaattttaaaagtgacttCTGGAGGCAACAGTTCAACAAAGGTCTTTtgactctctttcttttccttctcagcaTCCACAGAATTCAATTTTATGCCAGAAACTCTTGAATTATTGTTCCTCTTGAGGCTTTTCTGCATAGCTTGATGTTTTAGCAAATTATCCACATATGTAACCTAAAAGGCAAAGTTTAAACACGCTCAGTCTCTTCAGATCAGACTATAGAACCTACTCTGAGCCAGATATTTTTTGGGTATGATTACAAGAACCTTAACTTTCATGACTTGAGGTtttcaatctgtaaaatggggccaatgATGCTCCTTTCCTGTGTGTTCTTACAAGGATTAACAGGGATAATGTGTAAACCATCTAGCTTCACCTAAATTGCACATAGGAGACACTCAACACATGttacttccctttaaaaaaattttttttttaattttttagagagagagagaaaacagagtgtgagcaggggaggggcagagagagagggagacacagaatcagaagtaggctccaggctctgagctgccagcatatagcccgatgtggggcttgaacccacaaaccaggagatcatgacctgagccgaagttgtacgcttaaccgactgagccatgcaggcgctccctacttctcttctttttaaatgtttttggtaAATGGGTTTGTTTCTAAACATTTATGTTTCTGCTCCCAAAGAACATTATCtaaaaaagtgaaatgatacCTCACAAACTATACTTTGAGTTTAGTAGTAGAAATAACTATTGTGGGAACACGTTTGATTCCACGCATTTGctgaaaatacttttgaaaatgtgtatGGTTCAATCTCTTGAACTCCTAAATACTTGTCTGTGGGAATTGATGCCTTGTCATTAAGTTCTTCATCTACAGTTTGTGATTTAACCACAACCCTGATGGACTTTTGTAGTTTATATGATAATTGTTATCTACTTGTACCTAATGGGTAGGTGCTCACAGTTGACACAGTGGAAAAGAGGTTGAAGTCCAGGTTATAACAACACAAAGCCTCAAATTTTCAATTCAGTTATTAGATCAGTGTTTTAGAAATGGCCTCTTGAAGGTATCCTACATGCATAATTATGAATGAAGAACACTAGGTATTGAGGCCATAAAGCAACAGTAACCAGCAATTATAAACAATGTTTATAACTCAGTTAGGTATAGCATATAATTACAGACTGAAAGTCCAGTTTCGGCTAATTTACCTAAAGTGCATGGTCTAGGCTCCAAAATCAGTTGAAAGCATGAGCTATTTTTGCATATAAAGACAGCTCAGATTACTCAAAATCAGTTTACTCCATGTTGCACTTCCTTttataatggggggggggtgggttacAGTGCAGGAAGAAGGGTTTGCTAAATACTTCTTTTAACTCAGCTAATGATTCCCCTTTCTAAACATGCTACTTACCTATGTTTCTGCACTTCTCAAGGCCACAATTGCTCCCATTCGTTTGATTGTTTATGATCCAAATTAGCTATAGTaagaattttgatgtctgtgttcaACAGACATTAGGACTTCCTCTCGAAGTTTTGGGGAAGTAAGAAAGCAAACTGATAGAAACAAGTTCATGAGTCAAGAGCAAATTTTTATCAGGAGCTCGTCTCTCTCAATATCAATACAAACTAAAGCCGAACTACTgtatttctgggggaaaaaaaatctcacattaATGTGGAGAACGTTACTGTTGCATTTAAACATTTGTTACTTCTCCCAGAATCTCATTGGGGAATAAAACGCGTCCTCTCGTTACAGTTCTTTCCCAGGAGGCAAACGAATTTTTGAGTTTAACAGCTGGGGGGTGCCTCGG
This sequence is a window from Lynx canadensis isolate LIC74 chromosome A3, mLynCan4.pri.v2, whole genome shotgun sequence. Protein-coding genes within it:
- the FBXO48 gene encoding F-box only protein 48 — its product is MQKSLKRNNNSRVSGIKLNSVDAEKEKKESQKTFVELLPPEVTFKIFSQLDIRSLCRASITCRSWNYTVRNSDSLWKPHCLTLRAVCQREVDDDLESGYSWRVILLRNYQKSKVKHEWLSGRYSNICSPLSLPEKIMYPMDVDTWGEILEAELER